A region of the Arenibacter antarcticus genome:
CAGTGGTTTGTTGTAGCCTATCGGTAGAGAAGTTATTAAAACCAGCTATCCCGCACATAATTAGTGATAAAAGTTGTGTATAAAATTATAATTTGCTGTCTATGAATTTAATAATGTTGTTTACTGATTCAAAATTTTCTGGTAAAAGTTCCTCATCGGTCACCTCTACATTAAACTCCTCCTTCAAGAATTCAATAAGGAATAATAATCCCATCGAATCCAAGAGACCAGTTTCAAAAATTAAGGTGTCATCGGCCACATCTTTAGTGTCGGATAGGGTGGCGCTAACAATGTACTCCTTCACTCTGCTTTTGGTTTCAACTTGCGTAATCATAGCTTAATTTATTAAAGTTATTCTTGGTTCCATGCACCGTTTTATGTAAACATAATTGTTATTCTCAAAATGATAGAATAATAAGGTTATAATTCGCTAGAAGGCAAATTACAACGGGTCAAATGTAAATTTAAGGGGATACTGGTGGGGAGTAGTTTAGATATTACACAACTAAATTAGAATGAGGTCAATTTAAAAATTGGATTCTAGATTGAAGCTAGCATGTCAATAGGCAATTCAAATCCAAATTTCGAGATAATCGACTTTTACATCCTATATTAAATGTAAAATTTACTATTTATCGTTTTAAATGGTAGTTTTAACTACGATTAATAAAATAAAAAAAACTTAGCTGTTTCTTTGATTTATAGATACAAGGCAAATTTATACCTAAATGTACAAAAAAATTAGCATATGTCTGGTAGGGAGCGAAGATGCCCATAAAAGAATTGGTTTGGCACAATGCCTTATGCGAGATAATTTTGAGGTAACCATATTGGGTACAAAGGAATACGATTACCCCGAGGATATACAATATATCGGATATAGTTTAAATAGAAAATTTAATCCTATATCCGATGTAAAGACGATAATGGAATATAGAAATATTCTAAAAAAAAACAATTTCGATATCGTTCAAACCTTTGATACCAAACCAGCTTTTATTCTTCCATTTGCAGCTATTGGATTGAATACGAAAATAATTAGGACAATTACAGGTATGGGTACTATCTTTATGTCTAATGAACTTAAGTTTAAGGTCTATAGAATATTTCATACTATAGCCCATTTCGCAATTAGAAGGAGAGTTACTCATACTACTTTCCAAAACGAGGATGACAGAGGATACTTTTTAGAAAATAAGTTGGTAGATTTATCCAATAGTTCACTAATTTTTGGCAGTGGGATAGACCTCTCCAATTTAACCAATAGGACAAAAGAAACAAACGACGTTTTTACTTTTATATGTGTCTCTAGATTGGTATATGAAAAAGGGATAATTAATTATCTAGAAGCTGCAAAAATCTGTAAAGAGAATAATTATGAATTCAAATTTTTATTAGTTGGACCGTTGGAAGAGGCCTCTAAACGATTAAATTTAGAAATTCTTGAGAAATACAGTAAGGTTGTAGATTGGTTGGGTCCTAGAGCAGATATAAAGGAGTTAATGCTTAGCGCTGATGCCTTTGTTCTACCAACCTTTAGAGAAGGATTTTCCAGGGTTTTGTTGGAAGCCTCCGCTTTAGGGTTGCCTAGTATTACAACAAATGTTCCTGGGACAAATGAAATAATAAGACATTTAAAAGAAGGTCTTCATGTTGAAGTGGACAATTCCGAGGACTTGGCGAATGCCATGATACGTTTGGCAATGGATAGACCGCTGGCCAAACAGATGGGAGATAAAGCTAAATTACATGTAAAACAATTTAGTTTGAACGTTATTAGTGGCAAGTATATAGAGTTATATAAAAAAGCAATATGAAGATACCGTTTTCACCACCTTATATTAACGATTCAGTTAAGAATGAAGTTATGGATTCATTGGAATCCGGATGGATTACCACTGGACCCAAAGTTAAAAAGTTAG
Encoded here:
- a CDS encoding acyl carrier protein, giving the protein MITQVETKSRVKEYIVSATLSDTKDVADDTLIFETGLLDSMGLLFLIEFLKEEFNVEVTDEELLPENFESVNNIIKFIDSKL
- a CDS encoding glycosyltransferase family 4 protein, translating into MYKKISICLVGSEDAHKRIGLAQCLMRDNFEVTILGTKEYDYPEDIQYIGYSLNRKFNPISDVKTIMEYRNILKKNNFDIVQTFDTKPAFILPFAAIGLNTKIIRTITGMGTIFMSNELKFKVYRIFHTIAHFAIRRRVTHTTFQNEDDRGYFLENKLVDLSNSSLIFGSGIDLSNLTNRTKETNDVFTFICVSRLVYEKGIINYLEAAKICKENNYEFKFLLVGPLEEASKRLNLEILEKYSKVVDWLGPRADIKELMLSADAFVLPTFREGFSRVLLEASALGLPSITTNVPGTNEIIRHLKEGLHVEVDNSEDLANAMIRLAMDRPLAKQMGDKAKLHVKQFSLNVISGKYIELYKKAI